TCCTCTTGAGTCCATTGCATATGCTAAATCCTCTGCTTTTTGAAATGCAGAAACTAATAAAGGAATTATCAATGAAGTCATCGATTTGGCTTTATCAACAAGTTTACCATTTTTAAAATCAATTCCCCTTGAAGATTGAGCTTTCATAATTCTTCCTGCTTCATCAATTAAAGTTGGAATCATTCTTAAAGCAATTGATATTATTGTTGAAAAAATATAAACAGGAATACCTATTAATTTTAAAGGTCATAATAAATCTTCAATAGCTAAAGTCAATTCTAAAGGTTGAGTTGTTCCAGTTAAAATTGTAGTTAAGGTGATCATTAAGAAGATTCTTATAGTCATATATAAAGCTGAATAAAAAGCTTTTTCTGAAAAGTAAAATGCTTTTCACTTATAAACATAACCATACTTTTCATCAAGATGTAAACCTGATGATAAATCAGTTAATCCTTGATTCAACATTAATACATTTATAAAAATTAAAACAATAAATATAAATATTATTGGGAAAAATAATTTAAGTAACATTTTAAAACTTAATTTACTTATTGCATACATTAAAAATATTAATGTCCCTGCTAAAACAAAACCAGTATAACCTATAGGGAAAAATACAACAACAATTAATGCAATGATCATAAATAATTTTAATCTTGGATCCATTCTATGAATCATTGAATTATAAGGCATATATCTACCAAATACCATTCTCATTATTAGATTTCTCCTCTTCTATTTTCTTTTAGATTTAATTGCTTTTGCAAGTTCTTCTACTGTTCTAAATTCAATATTTGTAACATCTAAACCCGCATCTTTTAATCTATGTGCTAACTTATATAATTTTGGTGGTTCAATTTCAATTTTTTCTAATAATTGTTCATTTGAGAATATTTCAAATGGGCTTCCTTTAGAAATAACTTTTCCCTTATGCATAACAATTACTTCATCTGCAATTTGTAATACATGATCCATATTATGAGTTACAATGATAATTCTCTTATTTTTTTCCTTATTTAATTTATAGAATAAGTTCATAAAGTCTTCTTCACCTTGGGGATCTAATCCCCCAGTTGGTTCATCAAGTACTAAAGTATTTCCATCCATTGCAATAATTCCAGCAATAGCTACACGACGTTTTTGTCCACCACTTAAATCAAATGGACTTCTTTTTGCATAATCTTCTGGTAAATCAACCATTCTTAATAATTCTGGAACTTTATCAAAACTTTCTTGTTTATTTGCTCCCAAATTAATTGGCCCAAAAGAAATATCTTTTGCAATTGTATCTTGGAATAATTGATATTCTGGAAATTGAAATACCAATCCAACTTCTCTTCTTAATTCTTTAACTTGCTTAATTTTTTTAGTTGAAGCTGGTATTTGAAAATTTCCAACAATTGTTCTACCAGTTTCAGTTACAAGTAATCCATTTGTTAATTGAATTAAAGTTGATTTACCACTACCTGTCATACCAATAACAGCTGTAATTTTTCCTTCTTGAATTGTTAAGTCTGTTCCATTTAATGCTCTAAATTCAAAAGGAGAATTTTTACTATAAGTATATGAAACTGAATCAAATTTAATTTCTCCATTAAAATCTCATTTTGGTTGAGTTGCAATGTTCATTCTTCTTTTAAATTCTTTTTTTGTTTTAGAATCTTTAACTTCTAAACTACTATATCAATCTTTAACTTCTTTAACTCTTTGTGGCATTACTTTTTTATCATTTTTAATATCAGATGTAATTTCTTTTTGATATTGTTTTTGATTCTTTTGATCTGATTTAACTAATGCTGAAATTTCTTTGTGTCTTTTTTTTCTTTTTTTATTATCAATTTTTTGCTTTTC
This sequence is a window from Spiroplasma diminutum CUAS-1. Protein-coding genes within it:
- a CDS encoding energy-coupling factor transporter transmembrane component T family protein; its protein translation is MRMVFGRYMPYNSMIHRMDPRLKLFMIIALIVVVFFPIGYTGFVLAGTLIFLMYAISKLSFKMLLKLFFPIIFIFIVLIFINVLMLNQGLTDLSSGLHLDEKYGYVYKWKAFYFSEKAFYSALYMTIRIFLMITLTTILTGTTQPLELTLAIEDLLWPLKLIGIPVYIFSTIISIALRMIPTLIDEAGRIMKAQSSRGIDFKNGKLVDKAKSMTSLIIPLLVSAFQKAEDLAYAMDSRGYDPHAKRTRYRQVKFRFIDIIIFIIGMGVFTTLICYINIDSFQNLVQIPRIDAILFSK
- a CDS encoding energy-coupling factor transporter ATPase; amino-acid sequence: MNIATQPKWDFNGEIKFDSVSYTYSKNSPFEFRALNGTDLTIQEGKITAVIGMTGSGKSTLIQLTNGLLVTETGRTIVGNFQIPASTKKIKQVKELRREVGLVFQFPEYQLFQDTIAKDISFGPINLGANKQESFDKVPELLRMVDLPEDYAKRSPFDLSGGQKRRVAIAGIIAMDGNTLVLDEPTGGLDPQGEEDFMNLFYKLNKEKNKRIIIVTHNMDHVLQIADEVIVMHKGKVISKGSPFEIFSNEQLLEKIEIEPPKLYKLAHRLKDAGLDVTNIEFRTVEELAKAIKSKRK